From Medicago truncatula cultivar Jemalong A17 chromosome 7, MtrunA17r5.0-ANR, whole genome shotgun sequence, a single genomic window includes:
- the LOC112416650 gene encoding uncharacterized protein, translated as MCDFVNTANNVINQGQDCASDIFQLLQVLHGYEAALFCCILWSIWKQQNNKVWNDVIEAHVAVLDRAKVLLQDWRAAKFYQQQPSRIQNNADTSKWKKPAVGRYKCNIDASFSKHLNKVGIRMCIRDNTCTFVLAKTEWFSPICEVHIRKALGLLSALEWVHELNLGPMNFEMDSEKVVDNFLSTDHDAIEFKNIIQNCQSLFRNYYENSKVEFVRRQANEAAHILVKAATLSTSFQILYVIPDCIEHIQK; from the coding sequence ATGTGTGATTTCGTTAATACTGCGAATAATGTGATAAATCAAGGCCAGGATTGTGCAAGTGATATTTTCCAATTGTTGCAGGTGTTACATGGTTATGAGGCAGCGTTGTTCTGCTGCATTCTTTGGAGTATTTGGAAGCAACAGAACAACAAGGTTTGGAATGATGTGATTGAAGCGCATGTTGCTGTTCTGGATCGTGCAAAAGTACTTTTACAAGACTGGAGAGCAGCTAAATTCTATCAGCAACAACCTTCAAGGATACAAAATAACGCTGATACTTCAAAGTGGAAGAAACCAGCTGTAGGTCGATATAAATGCAATATCGACGCCTCTTTCTCTAAGCACTTAAATAAGGTGGGTATAAGAATGTGTATAAGAGACAACACATGTACGTTTGTCTTAGCTAAAACTGAATGGTTTAGTCCGATATGTGAAGTTCATATACGAAAAGCTCTTGGTTTATTATCTGCTCTAGAATGGGTTCACGAGCTTAATCTTGGTCCTATGAATTTTGAGATGGATTCGGAAAAGGTTGTTGATAATTTCTTATCGACAGATCATGATGCAATTGAAttcaaaaatatcattcaaaattGTCAATCTCTTTTTAGGAATTATTATGAAAACTCTAAGGTAGAGTTTGTACGGAGACAAGCAAATGAGGCAGCTCACATTTTAGTTAAGGCGGCTACATTGTCAACTAGTTTCCAGATATTATATGTAATACCTGATTGTATTGAGCACATTCAAAAGTGA
- the LOC11426304 gene encoding probable glutathione S-transferase isoform X1, which produces MIHTLVAKVKRVLQGYGVMAASEEEVKLLGSVGSPFVIRVQIALELKGIEYKYSEEKLGNLSETLLKYNPVYRMVPVFVHNGNPISESRVILEYIDETWKQNPILPSDPYQRALARFWSKFIDDKCVAAAWMSVFMPDKKEREKASEELLKALQFLENELKDKFFGGQEIGFVDIAALFIPLFQEVAELQLFTREKFPKLYKWSKEFNNHPIVKEIMPSKDQQFAYFKARAESLAAASK; this is translated from the exons atgatTCATACATTAGTTGCGAAAGTCAAGAGAGTGTTGCAAGGCTATGGTGTGATGGCTGCATCTGAGGAAGAAGTGAAGCTTTTAGGTTCTGTGGGAAGCCCATTTGTTATTCGAGTTCAAATTGCCTTGGAATTGAAGGGTATTGAATACAAATATTCGGAAGAAAAATTGGGTAACTTGAGTGAAACGCTTCTCAAATACAATCCAGTTTACAGGATGGTTCCTGTTTTTGTTCATAATGGAAATCCCATCTCAGAGTCTCGTGTGATTCTTGAGTACATCGATGAGACTTGGAAACAAAATCCTATCTTGCCTTCTGATCCTTATCAAAGAGCCTTGGCTCGTTTCTGGTCTAAGTTCATTGATGACAAG TGTGTGGCTGCTGCATGGATGTCGGTTTTTATGCCTGATAAGAAAGAACGCGAGAAAGCTAGTGAAGAACTATTGAAGGCTCTACAGTTTCTTGAGAATGAGTTAAAGGACAAATTCTTTGGAGGACAAGAAATCGGCTTTGTGGATATTGCCGCTCTCTTCATCCCTTTATTCCAAGAAGTAGCAGAGTTGCAGTTGTTCACAAGGGAGAAATTTCCAAAGCTATACAAATGGAGTAAAGAATTTAACAACCATCCAATAGTCAAGGAAATTATGCCTTCAAAAGATCAACAATTTGCATATTTCAAAGCTCGCGCTGAAAGCCTTGCTGCTGCATCAAAATAG
- the LOC11426304 gene encoding probable glutathione S-transferase isoform X2, translated as MAASEEEVKLLGSVGSPFVIRVQIALELKGIEYKYSEEKLGNLSETLLKYNPVYRMVPVFVHNGNPISESRVILEYIDETWKQNPILPSDPYQRALARFWSKFIDDKCVAAAWMSVFMPDKKEREKASEELLKALQFLENELKDKFFGGQEIGFVDIAALFIPLFQEVAELQLFTREKFPKLYKWSKEFNNHPIVKEIMPSKDQQFAYFKARAESLAAASK; from the exons ATGGCTGCATCTGAGGAAGAAGTGAAGCTTTTAGGTTCTGTGGGAAGCCCATTTGTTATTCGAGTTCAAATTGCCTTGGAATTGAAGGGTATTGAATACAAATATTCGGAAGAAAAATTGGGTAACTTGAGTGAAACGCTTCTCAAATACAATCCAGTTTACAGGATGGTTCCTGTTTTTGTTCATAATGGAAATCCCATCTCAGAGTCTCGTGTGATTCTTGAGTACATCGATGAGACTTGGAAACAAAATCCTATCTTGCCTTCTGATCCTTATCAAAGAGCCTTGGCTCGTTTCTGGTCTAAGTTCATTGATGACAAG TGTGTGGCTGCTGCATGGATGTCGGTTTTTATGCCTGATAAGAAAGAACGCGAGAAAGCTAGTGAAGAACTATTGAAGGCTCTACAGTTTCTTGAGAATGAGTTAAAGGACAAATTCTTTGGAGGACAAGAAATCGGCTTTGTGGATATTGCCGCTCTCTTCATCCCTTTATTCCAAGAAGTAGCAGAGTTGCAGTTGTTCACAAGGGAGAAATTTCCAAAGCTATACAAATGGAGTAAAGAATTTAACAACCATCCAATAGTCAAGGAAATTATGCCTTCAAAAGATCAACAATTTGCATATTTCAAAGCTCGCGCTGAAAGCCTTGCTGCTGCATCAAAATAG